From a region of the Candidatus Methylomirabilota bacterium genome:
- a CDS encoding Lrp/AsnC family transcriptional regulator encodes MDILDRKLLDAVQTGIPLVERPYRVLGESVGIDEDDVLTRIARLKADGIIRNIGAIFDTTRLGYRSSLVGFRLREEYIDKAAAVINSHPGVSHNYLRRYTLPDAFGADACCPYNVWFTLAVAPESRLGLEASMAVLAQETGADAARLFPALRVFKIGVRLDMETDTAGVRKEEGDFFVGNGHSARGLDPDERRIVRVLQEDLPLIEEPFQEAAGQCGLSVDTMLTLAKELLGRRIMRRFAAILHHRKAGYTGNVMVAWPVPDEKVEAVGQQMAQFRAVSHCYQRPVFPEWPFSLFTMVHQKSREECEATVAAISRETGISQYAMLWTVREFKKVRLKYFTDDFATWEENVTIRSSLKACTEPSNHAGTSRQQSERELQPAPATYQ; translated from the coding sequence ATGGATATCCTCGATCGTAAGTTGCTGGACGCGGTGCAGACCGGTATCCCGTTGGTAGAGCGCCCGTATCGCGTCCTCGGCGAGAGCGTGGGCATTGACGAGGATGATGTGCTCACGCGTATCGCCCGGCTGAAGGCTGATGGGATCATCCGGAATATCGGCGCGATCTTCGATACGACGCGCCTCGGCTATCGGTCGTCTCTTGTGGGCTTCAGACTGCGTGAGGAGTATATCGACAAGGCGGCGGCCGTCATCAACAGTCATCCCGGGGTCAGTCACAACTATCTTCGTCGGTACACGCTGCCTGATGCCTTCGGGGCGGATGCTTGTTGCCCCTATAATGTCTGGTTTACCCTTGCTGTCGCCCCTGAGAGCCGGCTCGGGCTCGAAGCCAGTATGGCCGTATTGGCGCAAGAGACGGGCGCGGATGCGGCGCGACTCTTCCCGGCGCTTCGGGTCTTCAAGATCGGGGTCCGCCTGGACATGGAGACCGATACGGCAGGCGTACGCAAGGAAGAGGGCGACTTCTTTGTCGGCAACGGTCATTCCGCGCGCGGATTGGATCCCGATGAACGCCGCATCGTGAGGGTCCTGCAAGAGGATCTGCCGCTTATTGAGGAGCCGTTTCAAGAGGCTGCCGGACAGTGCGGACTGAGTGTTGACACGATGCTGACCCTCGCCAAAGAGCTTCTCGGCCGACGTATTATGCGTCGCTTTGCGGCGATCTTGCACCACCGCAAGGCCGGCTACACCGGCAACGTCATGGTGGCGTGGCCGGTACCCGACGAGAAGGTTGAGGCGGTGGGGCAGCAGATGGCGCAGTTTCGCGCAGTCAGCCACTGCTATCAGCGTCCTGTCTTTCCGGAATGGCCGTTTTCGCTCTTCACGATGGTCCATCAGAAAAGTCGAGAAGAGTGTGAGGCGACGGTGGCGGCCATCAGCCGAGAGACGGGGATCAGCCAATATGCCATGCTTTGGACCGTACGGGAGTTCAAAAAAGTACGGCTGAAATATTTTACTGACGACTTCGCGACCTGGGAGGAGAACGTCACAATACGCAGCTCTTTGAAGGCTTGTACGGAACCGAGTAATCATGCCGGGACAAGCAGACAGCAATCCGAACGCGAGCTGCAACCTGCCCCGGCGACCTACCAGTAG
- the yajC gene encoding preprotein translocase subunit YajC yields the protein MGLAYAQNGTAPEGGPASILPVLLPSVLIFVIFYFLMIRPQQKKQQAQKDMLANLKTGDQIVTTGGLYGTIVKFGEDNRVKVRIAENVIVEMARSAITEKPTGTTEVAKGKGE from the coding sequence ATGGGATTAGCGTATGCGCAAAATGGGACGGCACCTGAAGGTGGACCGGCAAGTATCCTACCGGTTCTTCTGCCGTCGGTACTGATATTCGTTATCTTCTACTTCCTGATGATTCGCCCGCAACAAAAGAAGCAGCAGGCGCAAAAGGATATGTTGGCGAATCTGAAGACCGGTGATCAGATCGTCACGACAGGGGGCCTGTACGGCACCATCGTCAAATTCGGCGAGGATAACCGGGTCAAGGTCAGGATTGCCGAAAACGTCATCGTTGAGATGGCCCGAAGCGCCATCACCGAAAAGCCGACCGGGACAACGGAGGTTGCCAAAGGCAAGGGGGAATAA
- a CDS encoding tRNA preQ1(34) S-adenosylmethionine ribosyltransferase-isomerase QueA: protein MLPETDPTVLTPLRTADFDYALPTDLIAQAPVAERDRSRLMVLDRRTGAPHHRIFRDLPDYLRPGDLLVINEAKVIPARLLGRSDRRDRIEVLLLQEVGLDSSSRHAGIDCREALIRPSRRVRAGDRLTLADDTITAEVIEKRGEGRHLLRLVYDGQLGDLLWRFGQMPVPPYIKRQGMGGGGWGLGQDNTASSTLGSSTPSPNPHPLPPGTLDRERYQTVYARYEGAIAAPTAGLHFTPELIETLTQAGVVIAPITLYVGPGTFRPVRVENVGQHRMEAERYVVPEQTALAVKSARREGRRVIAVGTTTVRVLEHAAAMGEIRAGTGLTDLFIYPGYRFQTIDALITNFHLPRSTLLMLVAAFTGREAILAAYGEAVTRRYRFYSYGDAVLIL, encoded by the coding sequence ATGCTGCCGGAAACCGACCCCACTGTGCTGACTCCGCTGCGGACGGCCGATTTTGATTATGCGCTCCCTACCGATCTGATTGCCCAGGCGCCGGTCGCCGAGCGCGATCGCTCGCGGCTGATGGTCCTGGATCGGCGGACTGGCGCCCCGCACCATCGGATCTTCCGCGATCTCCCGGACTACCTCAGACCCGGCGACCTGCTGGTCATCAATGAGGCAAAGGTCATTCCCGCGAGACTTTTGGGGCGTTCGGACCGGCGGGACCGCATCGAGGTGCTGCTGCTGCAAGAGGTCGGCCTCGATTCCAGCTCCCGTCATGCGGGGATAGACTGCCGGGAGGCCCTGATCAGACCGTCCAGACGGGTTCGCGCGGGCGACCGACTGACCCTGGCCGACGACACCATCACGGCCGAGGTCATCGAAAAGCGGGGCGAGGGACGCCATCTGTTGAGGCTTGTCTATGACGGGCAGCTTGGCGACCTGTTGTGGCGTTTCGGGCAGATGCCGGTGCCGCCATACATTAAAAGACAGGGGATGGGGGGTGGGGGTTGGGGGTTGGGACAAGACAACACGGCATCATCAACCCTCGGGTCCTCTACCCCATCCCCTAACCCCCATCCCCTACCTCCCGGTACTCTGGATCGGGAGCGGTATCAGACGGTGTACGCCAGATATGAAGGGGCGATCGCGGCGCCGACGGCCGGCCTTCACTTCACGCCGGAACTGATTGAGACGCTGACGCAGGCTGGGGTCGTCATTGCGCCTATTACCCTCTATGTCGGACCCGGGACGTTTCGGCCTGTCCGGGTTGAGAACGTAGGGCAGCATCGGATGGAGGCAGAGCGCTACGTCGTCCCCGAGCAGACGGCCCTGGCGGTGAAAAGCGCAAGAAGAGAGGGGCGGCGGGTGATCGCGGTCGGGACGACGACGGTCCGGGTCCTGGAGCATGCGGCGGCAATGGGCGAGATACGGGCCGGGACCGGTCTGACAGACCTGTTTATCTACCCGGGCTATCGCTTCCAGACTATCGACGCCCTGATTACCAACTTTCATCTGCCTCGCTCAACCCTCCTGATGCTGGTCGCGGCCTTTACAGGCCGGGAGGCGATATTGGCCGCATACGGCGAGGCCGTTACCCGACGCTACCGTTTCTACTCATACGGCGATGCGGTGTTGATCCTGTAG
- a CDS encoding tRNA guanosine(34) transglycosylase Tgt, whose translation MTFELLKIDPATGARRGRLKTLHGTVETPVFMPCGTGGAVKALTPHELETEGVQLALCNTYHLYLRPGHRLIQGLGGLHRFMGWSGSILTDSGGFQIYSLAQLRQISEEGVSFRSHLDGSSHFLTPELAMEVQEALGADIIMPLDECAPYPSATDYLQRSLELTLRWAERSKVAHPDGPSALFGILQGGTDKALREQAAMALQRIGFDGYAMGGLAVGEPKAVMYDTVAHVTPLLPVDRPRYLMGVGTPEDLLENVVRGVDMFDCVMPTRHGRTGSLFTSQGRINIKGAAYAADERPLDPACDCYTCRHFSRAYLRHLFMTGEILGLRLNTLHNLHFYVTLMRRIREAIEAGHLAEFRAQFLEPSGIVNRDETIFS comes from the coding sequence GTGACCTTCGAGTTGTTAAAGATCGATCCCGCCACGGGCGCGCGGCGGGGCCGTCTGAAGACCCTCCACGGGACGGTCGAGACCCCTGTGTTTATGCCCTGCGGGACGGGGGGCGCGGTTAAGGCACTGACCCCGCATGAACTTGAGACCGAAGGGGTGCAGTTGGCCCTGTGCAACACCTACCACCTCTACCTGCGACCCGGCCATCGGCTGATTCAGGGGTTGGGCGGACTCCATCGCTTCATGGGGTGGTCCGGCTCGATCCTGACCGACAGCGGAGGGTTTCAGATTTACAGCCTGGCGCAACTTCGACAGATCTCAGAGGAGGGGGTCAGCTTTCGGTCTCACCTGGACGGATCGTCTCACTTTCTCACGCCGGAGCTGGCCATGGAGGTTCAAGAGGCCCTTGGGGCGGATATTATCATGCCCTTGGATGAGTGCGCCCCCTATCCCTCGGCCACCGATTACCTTCAGCGGTCGCTGGAGCTGACGCTTAGATGGGCCGAACGGTCCAAGGTGGCTCATCCGGACGGCCCATCGGCGCTGTTCGGCATCCTGCAGGGGGGGACCGATAAGGCGCTGCGCGAGCAGGCCGCAATGGCGCTTCAACGGATCGGCTTTGACGGCTACGCCATGGGCGGCCTCGCCGTCGGCGAGCCGAAAGCGGTCATGTACGACACCGTGGCCCATGTGACGCCGCTGCTGCCTGTCGATCGACCACGTTACCTGATGGGGGTCGGCACACCCGAGGATCTCCTGGAAAATGTCGTACGGGGGGTGGACATGTTCGACTGCGTGATGCCTACCAGACACGGTAGGACCGGCAGTCTGTTCACCAGCCAGGGCCGCATCAACATCAAGGGCGCAGCGTATGCGGCGGACGAACGGCCGCTCGATCCCGCCTGCGACTGCTATACATGCCGGCACTTCTCCCGCGCCTATCTCCGGCATCTCTTTATGACCGGCGAAATTCTTGGACTGCGCTTGAATACGCTTCACAATCTTCATTTCTATGTTACGCTTATGCGGCGGATTCGCGAGGCTATCGAGGCGGGTCATCTCGCCGAATTTCGGGCACAGTTTCTTGAACCGAGTGGTATAGTGAATCGCGACGAAACTATTTTCTCATAA
- a CDS encoding periplasmic nitrate reductase subunit alpha (periplasmic; catalytic subunit; with NapBC catalyzes the reduction of nitrate to nitrite; NapAB receives electrons from NapC) encodes MKLSRRELLKTLAGAGAAILSSPDVLLPLPDGVAEAAETAEEWKKSPCRFCGVGCGVLVGLRQGKVVAVKGDPEAPVNRGLLCIKGYSLPKILYGSDRYRAPLLRQGDNFIEISWDQALDMMASKFKEAIQKHGPESVAMYFSGQTTIFEGYAVNKLMKAGIGSNNIESNARLCMASAVTGFYSTFGMDEPMGCYDDFELTDTFFVWGSNFAEMHPILYSRMMERKHQDPNVKIVSLQTYLNRSTDEPADIVAVFKPHTDLAIANAMAHVIVKEGLINEAFIQQHVTFKKGLTGIGYGVEDNFEYGGASETNWKTYSPFADKAQPISFEEYKRFLETYTPEYAETLSGVPADTIRQIARLLGEPKRKAVSCWTMGFNQHVRGTWINNLAYNLHLLTGKIAEPGNSPLSLTGQPSACGTTREVGVLSHTLPGGMFIANPEHRKKAAHIWNVPIERISPRPGYHTMEMFRALDRGDIKVIWINTTNPFQTLPHASRYRRGARKGGDRFIVVSDVYPSETARHADLILPSAMWVEKEGMFGNTERRTQHWFKMVDPPGQAKDDLWQIVELAKRLDLGHLFDYGQEPLQRALFEEYRQFGQGSGKDLAPYNVYAKVRGGLRWPVVEGRETRWRYREGFDPYVKKGEGVRFYGQPDGRAVIWARPYEPPAEQPDGQYPFWLTTGRVLEHWHTGTITRRVPELHRAVPFAPVWIDPEDAVAMGIRDGDQVRVRSRRGEIITKAQLGGRNTVPKGVVFVPFFDENVLINLVTLDAYDPISKQPDYKKCAVRIEKV; translated from the coding sequence ATGAAACTTTCTCGTAGAGAGCTGTTAAAGACCTTGGCGGGGGCAGGCGCTGCCATCTTGTCCTCGCCTGACGTACTACTTCCTCTCCCCGATGGTGTCGCAGAGGCCGCCGAGACGGCAGAGGAGTGGAAGAAGAGCCCCTGTCGATTCTGTGGCGTCGGGTGCGGTGTACTGGTCGGGCTACGACAGGGCAAGGTCGTAGCCGTCAAGGGCGATCCGGAGGCGCCAGTCAATCGAGGTCTGCTCTGTATCAAAGGCTACAGCCTACCCAAGATTCTGTATGGGTCTGACCGCTATCGCGCACCGCTGCTACGTCAAGGCGACAACTTTATCGAGATTTCTTGGGACCAGGCGTTGGATATGATGGCCTCCAAGTTTAAGGAGGCCATCCAAAAGCATGGGCCGGAATCAGTGGCGATGTACTTCTCGGGTCAAACAACGATCTTTGAAGGCTACGCCGTCAATAAATTGATGAAGGCGGGGATTGGCTCCAACAATATCGAGAGCAATGCTCGCCTCTGCATGGCCTCGGCCGTGACCGGTTTCTACTCGACCTTCGGCATGGATGAGCCGATGGGGTGTTACGATGATTTTGAGCTGACCGATACCTTTTTTGTCTGGGGCAGCAACTTCGCCGAGATGCATCCGATCCTCTACTCACGAATGATGGAGCGGAAGCACCAGGATCCCAACGTCAAGATCGTCAGTCTGCAAACCTATCTCAACCGCAGCACCGATGAACCCGCGGATATCGTGGCTGTGTTCAAGCCACACACAGACCTCGCTATCGCGAATGCTATGGCGCATGTCATCGTGAAAGAAGGTCTGATCAACGAGGCGTTTATTCAGCAGCATGTCACCTTCAAAAAGGGGCTGACAGGGATCGGCTATGGCGTAGAGGACAATTTCGAGTACGGCGGGGCTTCGGAAACCAATTGGAAGACGTACAGCCCTTTTGCCGACAAGGCTCAACCGATCAGTTTCGAAGAGTACAAAAGGTTCCTGGAAACCTACACGCCTGAGTATGCGGAAACCCTGTCCGGCGTCCCGGCTGATACGATCCGTCAGATCGCTCGGCTGCTTGGCGAGCCCAAACGTAAGGCCGTATCCTGTTGGACCATGGGCTTTAACCAGCACGTACGCGGCACCTGGATCAATAACCTTGCCTACAACCTCCACCTTCTTACCGGCAAGATCGCTGAGCCCGGTAACAGCCCCTTATCGCTCACCGGGCAGCCTTCAGCCTGCGGAACCACGCGGGAGGTAGGCGTGTTGTCTCATACCCTCCCCGGCGGTATGTTTATTGCGAATCCCGAGCATCGGAAGAAGGCCGCACATATTTGGAATGTTCCGATTGAGAGGATTTCACCCAGACCCGGTTATCATACGATGGAGATGTTTCGCGCCCTGGATCGCGGTGATATCAAGGTCATCTGGATCAATACCACCAACCCCTTTCAAACGCTCCCTCATGCGAGTCGTTATCGCAGGGGCGCACGAAAAGGTGGCGACCGGTTTATCGTAGTGTCCGATGTGTATCCCAGCGAGACCGCTCGGCATGCCGATCTCATCCTTCCGTCGGCCATGTGGGTCGAGAAGGAGGGGATGTTTGGCAACACGGAGCGGCGGACGCAGCACTGGTTCAAGATGGTAGACCCGCCGGGTCAAGCCAAGGACGATCTCTGGCAGATCGTCGAACTCGCCAAGCGTCTTGATCTGGGGCATCTATTCGATTACGGCCAGGAACCTTTACAGAGGGCGCTCTTTGAGGAGTATCGACAATTCGGTCAGGGGTCGGGCAAGGATCTTGCGCCCTATAATGTGTACGCAAAGGTCAGGGGCGGACTGCGCTGGCCGGTGGTAGAGGGAAGGGAAACACGGTGGCGCTACCGAGAGGGCTTTGATCCGTACGTCAAGAAGGGCGAGGGCGTCCGTTTTTACGGCCAGCCTGATGGTCGAGCCGTCATCTGGGCGCGGCCCTACGAGCCGCCGGCCGAGCAGCCGGATGGGCAATATCCTTTCTGGCTCACGACCGGTCGCGTGCTTGAGCACTGGCACACAGGGACGATTACGAGGCGAGTCCCCGAGCTTCACCGCGCCGTCCCCTTTGCGCCCGTGTGGATCGACCCCGAGGATGCGGTCGCCATGGGAATCAGGGATGGGGACCAGGTCCGTGTCCGGTCACGCCGCGGAGAGATCATCACAAAGGCTCAGTTGGGCGGACGAAATACGGTCCCGAAAGGCGTGGTCTTTGTTCCGTTCTTCGATGAAAATGTCTTAATCAATCTGGTGACGCTCGATGCCTACGATCCTATTTCCAAGCAGCCAGACTATAAGAAGTGCGCAGTCCGGATCGAGAAAGTGTGA
- a CDS encoding Holliday junction branch migration DNA helicase RuvB: protein MTSTRQQRESGRERVANRQLQDEDQELEQSLRPKVWDDYIGQEKVKANLQVFVQGAKARREPLDHLLFYGPPGLGKTSLAFMIAAEMGVSIRVTSGPVIERQKDLAALLSNLREQDILFIDEIHRLNPLVEETLYPAMEDYRLDLIIGQGPSAQSYRLKLPRFTLIGATTRAGLLASPLLNRFGVVQRLDFYDETDLFKIVLRSAKILGVTIMEDGAWEIARRSRGTPRVANRLLRRVRDFAQVLGDGVITREVAQTALERLEVDTNGFDEMDRRILHTIINKFGGGPVGIETLAVAVGEEKDTIEDVYEPFLIQQGFLARTPRGRTVTRLAFDHFKLPRPAGLQGELWHG from the coding sequence ATGACATCGACCAGGCAGCAGCGGGAGAGCGGCCGGGAGCGGGTGGCCAATCGGCAGCTCCAGGACGAGGATCAGGAGCTTGAGCAGAGCCTGCGGCCGAAGGTCTGGGACGACTATATCGGCCAGGAGAAGGTCAAGGCCAATCTGCAGGTCTTCGTTCAAGGTGCCAAGGCGAGACGCGAGCCTCTGGATCACCTGCTGTTCTACGGCCCGCCGGGGCTCGGCAAAACGTCGCTCGCCTTCATGATCGCCGCAGAGATGGGGGTCAGCATCCGGGTGACCTCCGGACCGGTGATCGAACGGCAGAAGGATCTGGCGGCCCTCCTCTCCAATCTCAGGGAACAGGATATCCTGTTTATCGACGAGATCCATCGGCTGAACCCGCTGGTTGAAGAGACCCTCTACCCGGCCATGGAGGATTACCGGCTGGACCTGATTATCGGTCAGGGCCCAAGCGCACAGAGCTACCGGCTGAAGCTGCCGCGCTTCACCCTGATCGGGGCCACGACGCGCGCCGGCCTGCTGGCCTCGCCCCTGCTCAACCGGTTTGGGGTGGTCCAGCGGCTGGACTTTTATGATGAGACCGATCTATTCAAGATCGTCCTGCGGTCGGCCAAGATCCTGGGGGTTACGATCATGGAGGATGGCGCCTGGGAGATCGCGCGGCGTTCGCGCGGGACACCACGCGTAGCCAATCGCCTGCTGCGGCGCGTCAGAGATTTCGCCCAGGTGCTGGGGGACGGCGTCATCACCCGGGAGGTGGCGCAGACCGCGCTGGAGCGGCTCGAGGTTGATACTAACGGATTCGACGAGATGGATCGCCGGATCCTGCACACCATCATCAACAAGTTCGGCGGGGGGCCGGTCGGCATTGAGACGCTCGCCGTGGCGGTCGGAGAGGAAAAGGACACCATCGAGGACGTCTACGAGCCGTTCTTGATTCAGCAAGGGTTTCTGGCCAGAACACCGAGGGGCCGAACCGTGACTCGGTTGGCCTTCGATCACTTCAAGCTCCCGCGCCCTGCCGGGTTGCAGGGCGAACTGTGGCACGGGTAG
- a CDS encoding DUF2905 domain-containing protein, which yields MHGLDSLARMLILFGLVVAAIGGLLLFMGKIPFIGRLPGDIYIQRKNFSFYFPLTTSILLSILLTILFSWFRRR from the coding sequence GTGCACGGGTTGGATTCGCTCGCCAGGATGTTGATCCTGTTCGGCCTGGTGGTGGCCGCCATAGGGGGACTCCTCCTGTTTATGGGAAAGATCCCCTTCATCGGGCGGCTTCCGGGGGACATCTATATTCAACGTAAGAACTTCTCTTTCTATTTCCCCCTCACCACCTCCATACTATTGAGCATCCTTCTGACCATCCTGTTTTCATGGTTTCGCCGCCGGTGA